A region from the Mycolicibacterium litorale genome encodes:
- a CDS encoding TetR/AcrR family transcriptional regulator, with protein MTHPRRRADAAENRDRIIAAARAMILDSADEVRLSAVARRAGVGQATLYRHFPTREDLLAEVYRHDVAQLVSAAAALAAEHRPLDALARWLDRVAEYARVKRGVFAAVEVGVWQDLSAHSLGPIGDAVTALLNAGKAEGTVRADVDARDVILLLGFLTRLDEAEWEQRARHVLSIVLDGLRA; from the coding sequence ATGACCCATCCACGACGCCGCGCCGACGCGGCGGAGAACCGGGACCGCATCATCGCCGCGGCGCGCGCGATGATCCTCGACTCGGCCGACGAGGTGCGGCTCAGTGCGGTGGCCAGACGGGCCGGCGTCGGACAGGCCACGCTGTACCGCCACTTTCCCACCCGCGAGGATCTGCTCGCCGAGGTGTACCGACACGACGTGGCGCAGTTGGTGTCGGCCGCAGCCGCCCTGGCCGCCGAGCATCGGCCGCTCGATGCGCTGGCGCGGTGGCTCGACCGTGTCGCGGAATACGCCCGGGTCAAGCGCGGTGTCTTCGCCGCCGTGGAAGTCGGTGTCTGGCAGGACCTTTCGGCCCACAGCCTGGGCCCGATCGGTGACGCGGTCACCGCGCTGCTCAACGCCGGGAAAGCCGAAGGCACCGTCCGCGCCGACGTTGACGCCCGCGACGTCATCCTTCTCCTCGGCTTCCTCACCCGCCTCGACGAGGCCGAATGGGAGCAGCGGGCGCGCCACGTGCTGAGCATCGTGCTCGACGGCCTGCGTGCGTGA
- a CDS encoding SDR family NAD(P)-dependent oxidoreductase: MTQLHGKVALVTGASSGLGAATAKLFAERGATVFGISRDAERMATVFADVPGERYASVDITSPEACRKAVDDCVATFGRLDVLANVAGYHQMRHTPSMSDADWDRDLAVNLNGPFYLCRAALPHLLESGGNIVNVASIAGIEGEVYSAGYCAAKHGLVGLTRALAIEFTADRLRVNAVCPGGMVTPQTTEFAAPEQADWNLIMRIAAPRGMMDVADVAKTIAFLASDDAAAVHGAVYLVDNGKTAG; encoded by the coding sequence ATGACACAGCTGCACGGGAAAGTGGCCTTGGTGACCGGCGCGTCGTCCGGATTGGGTGCGGCGACGGCGAAGCTGTTCGCCGAGCGCGGCGCGACGGTGTTCGGGATCTCGCGCGACGCCGAACGCATGGCCACGGTGTTCGCCGACGTCCCCGGCGAGCGGTACGCCTCGGTCGACATCACCTCCCCGGAGGCCTGCCGGAAGGCGGTCGACGACTGTGTCGCGACGTTCGGCAGACTCGACGTGCTCGCCAATGTGGCCGGCTACCACCAGATGCGCCACACGCCGTCGATGTCGGATGCGGATTGGGACCGCGACCTCGCGGTGAACCTCAACGGCCCCTTCTACCTGTGCCGCGCCGCACTTCCGCACCTGCTCGAGTCCGGCGGCAACATCGTCAACGTCGCGTCCATCGCGGGGATCGAGGGTGAGGTGTACTCGGCGGGCTACTGCGCGGCCAAACACGGTCTGGTCGGCCTGACCCGCGCGCTGGCGATCGAGTTCACCGCCGACCGGCTGCGCGTCAACGCCGTGTGCCCGGGTGGGATGGTCACCCCGCAGACGACGGAGTTCGCCGCGCCCGAGCAGGCGGACTGGAACCTGATCATGCGCATCGCCGCACCCCGCGGGATGATGGACGTCGCCGACGTGGCCAAGACCATCGCGTTCCTCGCCAGCGACGACGCCGCGGCGGTGCACGGCGCGGTGTACCTGGTGGACAACGGGAAGACGGCAGGATGA